The following coding sequences lie in one Candidatus Neomarinimicrobiota bacterium genomic window:
- a CDS encoding response regulator transcription factor → TKPFSVRELQARIRALLRRQTGYQKDIEEFTFGDVHVDFKKQEAIKRGQPIKLSAREFEILKYFVQHEGEVVTRNALLDDVWGYEAYPTTRTVDNYILSIRKKIEADPAEPQYLLTIHTAGYKFVK, encoded by the coding sequence ACCAAGCCGTTCAGCGTGCGCGAACTGCAGGCGCGTATCCGGGCCCTGCTGCGGCGTCAAACCGGATATCAAAAGGACATCGAGGAGTTCACTTTCGGCGACGTGCACGTTGATTTCAAGAAGCAGGAGGCCATTAAGCGCGGGCAGCCGATCAAACTGTCAGCCAGGGAATTTGAAATCCTGAAATACTTTGTCCAGCACGAGGGTGAGGTGGTCACGCGCAATGCGCTGCTGGACGATGTGTGGGGCTATGAGGCCTATCCCACCACCCGGACGGTGGATAACTACATCCTCTCTATTCGCAAGAAAATTGAGGCTGACCCGGCCGAACCGCAGTACCTGCTAACGATCCACACTGCAGGATACAAGTTTGTGAAGTGA